The Geotalea uraniireducens Rf4 genome window below encodes:
- a CDS encoding cytochrome c: MKRLLIVFMIFSFSAVYVQLAVAQKESHKDYAAMKIPECNSCHKSEGIALNHDVDWVRGHRVLASRGGANCNQCHDQAYCLDCHSGGGINADLQTQNYRRDYIPKSHRSDFLEIHPIKALDNPQTCTRCHDQKYCTQCHSQFRGTDLQFLSHRRQFRDISLSSVGPKHEIFNPTQCQTCHPGGILPSHKWAGDHATEARRNLQSCQTCHGDGDVCLKCHSARQNSGLRVNPHPRNWGSIKGNLKDKSNGRSCIRCHDSF, translated from the coding sequence GTGAAAAGATTGCTGATTGTTTTTATGATTTTCTCCTTCTCAGCCGTATATGTGCAGCTGGCTGTCGCCCAGAAGGAATCCCACAAGGATTACGCTGCCATGAAAATTCCCGAATGCAACAGTTGTCACAAGTCGGAGGGGATCGCCCTCAATCATGACGTCGACTGGGTCAGGGGCCATCGGGTCCTGGCGAGCAGAGGCGGCGCAAATTGCAATCAGTGCCATGACCAGGCCTATTGCCTCGACTGCCATTCCGGCGGCGGCATCAATGCGGACCTGCAAACTCAGAACTACCGGAGGGATTACATCCCCAAGAGCCATCGCAGCGACTTCCTGGAGATTCATCCCATCAAGGCATTGGACAACCCACAGACCTGCACCCGTTGCCATGATCAGAAATACTGCACCCAGTGCCATTCCCAGTTCCGGGGCACGGATCTGCAGTTCCTCTCCCATCGGCGCCAGTTTCGGGATATTTCACTCTCCAGCGTTGGTCCCAAACACGAAATTTTCAACCCTACGCAATGTCAGACCTGCCATCCCGGTGGCATCCTCCCCAGCCACAAGTGGGCGGGTGACCATGCCACCGAGGCGCGGCGCAACCTGCAGTCATGCCAGACCTGCCACGGTGACGGCGACGTCTGCCTGAAGTGCCACAGCGCCCGACAGAATTCGGGATTGCGGGTAAACCCCCATCCGCGTAACTGGGGTTCGATCAAGGGGAATCTTAAGGACAAGAGTAATGGCAGAAGCTGCATCAGATGCCACGATAGTTTCTAA
- a CDS encoding cytochrome c3 family protein — protein sequence MCRNILLRSMALTSFLLAGLLGGCGGNGGTAAPTAAKVQKGDPAIAGAAGFVGSEKCQPCHPKHFVGWSNTLHNKPLKYFSELGSSILVNDRDGNGVNDFADNLNFNNFSSNGKSLSAGVPDLKDNTGKLYANPFNSRKPKAPILSASGGKFFIQIGTTNYEIQRTQGGNGYWKQRYQTKIGNAYYVTPVQYNEFSKRYSPYNDSNWYSAGSSAFFSDAYGSDTLVQAVAKKMVISAAGPASSSWDNRCAGCHQTGLTAEFKTYSSSAGRRSEVVAGYVEVNIGCEACHGPGSVHTVSQKASDIINPQKLLAKDKSGLLLANEVCGKCHARTEGFARFSSSFGRVQQPVEAPSKRGADATKAVFPQVGQSLVGFFESHPGVWGTVTLTGAYGTDPVTGTSQMNNFPVYAASRQHHQQWMDAEQGAHGPDKQHGSGLTCWSCHDPHSTAKPHMIRASINGQPTDAHDNTLCLACHNADAGFTGADNMEKVKKHVAAYIGEAKAAKITAANYLKPVKPLTLGRYTSANYGFNSYRNGECVSCHMPYTASSSGILFNDNMSYKQGDIRNHTMKTLLTTPGASGTNNGPSSCSGCHAIP from the coding sequence ATGTGTAGAAACATCCTGTTAAGATCTATGGCACTGACGTCCTTCCTGCTTGCCGGGCTGCTCGGCGGTTGTGGAGGAAATGGCGGTACCGCGGCGCCCACCGCGGCAAAAGTGCAGAAAGGGGACCCGGCTATTGCGGGCGCCGCGGGGTTTGTCGGTTCCGAGAAATGCCAGCCTTGTCATCCCAAACACTTTGTCGGCTGGTCGAACACGTTGCACAACAAGCCCCTTAAATACTTTTCCGAGCTGGGGAGCAGTATCCTCGTCAATGATCGTGATGGCAACGGCGTCAACGATTTCGCGGACAACCTGAATTTCAACAACTTCTCCAGTAACGGCAAAAGCCTCTCGGCAGGAGTTCCCGACCTCAAGGACAACACGGGGAAACTCTACGCGAACCCCTTCAACTCCCGGAAGCCGAAAGCCCCGATCCTCTCCGCTTCCGGCGGCAAGTTCTTCATCCAGATCGGTACAACCAACTATGAAATCCAGCGGACCCAGGGAGGGAACGGTTACTGGAAGCAGCGATATCAGACAAAGATCGGCAACGCCTATTATGTGACCCCGGTCCAGTACAACGAATTTTCCAAACGGTACTCTCCATACAATGATAGTAACTGGTACTCCGCCGGATCGAGCGCGTTCTTCAGCGACGCTTACGGGAGCGATACCTTGGTGCAGGCGGTTGCCAAGAAGATGGTCATCTCTGCCGCGGGTCCCGCCTCGTCAAGCTGGGACAACAGGTGCGCCGGTTGCCACCAGACCGGTCTGACCGCCGAATTCAAGACGTACAGCTCCTCCGCCGGGAGGAGGTCGGAAGTCGTTGCCGGCTACGTGGAAGTGAACATCGGTTGCGAGGCATGTCACGGGCCCGGCTCCGTTCACACGGTATCCCAGAAGGCCTCTGACATTATCAATCCGCAGAAACTTTTAGCTAAAGACAAGAGTGGTCTGTTGCTGGCAAACGAAGTCTGCGGCAAGTGCCATGCCCGGACGGAAGGGTTTGCCCGTTTCAGCAGCTCCTTCGGCAGGGTGCAACAGCCGGTCGAGGCGCCTTCGAAACGAGGCGCTGATGCGACGAAAGCGGTATTCCCGCAGGTAGGCCAGAGCCTCGTCGGATTCTTCGAGTCCCACCCGGGAGTTTGGGGAACCGTAACGCTGACCGGCGCTTACGGAACCGATCCGGTTACCGGAACGTCCCAGATGAACAACTTCCCGGTTTATGCCGCTTCACGGCAGCACCACCAGCAGTGGATGGATGCGGAGCAGGGTGCTCATGGCCCGGATAAACAGCACGGCAGCGGCCTCACCTGCTGGAGTTGCCATGATCCCCATTCAACCGCCAAGCCGCACATGATCAGGGCAAGCATCAACGGCCAGCCGACCGACGCCCACGACAACACCCTTTGCCTGGCGTGCCATAACGCAGATGCCGGCTTCACCGGCGCGGACAACATGGAAAAGGTGAAGAAGCACGTCGCCGCCTACATCGGCGAGGCGAAGGCCGCCAAGATAACCGCCGCCAACTACCTGAAACCGGTCAAGCCGCTGACTCTTGGTAGATATACGTCGGCCAACTACGGCTTCAACTCCTATCGCAACGGCGAGTGCGTGAGCTGTCACATGCCGTATACTGCGTCATCAAGCGGGATACTGTTTAATGACAACATGTCGTATAAGCAGGGGGATATCCGCAACCACACGATGAAAACCTTGCTGACAACGCCGGGGGCGTCCGGGACGAATAACGGACCGTCGTCCTGCTCCGGCTGCCATGCGATACCTTGA